The genomic window ACATATCTGTTAAAGAAGAGGCATGCCCTTTTGGGATTATTCCCACTGCATCAACTGCAGTCACTATGGCAATGGGTGATGCTTTGGCAGTTGTCCTTCTCACAAAGAGGGGCTTCAAAGAGGAGGATTTTGCTTTTTTCCATCCAGGGGGAAGTTTGGGCAGGAAACTGTTTTTAACGGTTCAGGACCTTATGCATTCAGGTAATGCAGTACCGAGGGTTACAACAGAGACTTTAATGAAAGATGCCATAATTGAGATATCTTCTAAGAGACTGGGTATAACAACTGTTGTTGACAGAGATTTTAAACTCCAGGGAGTTATAACAGACGGGGATTTGCGCAGAGGTCTTGAGAAATGGGGCGAAGGGTTTTTCTCTCTCAAAGCAGAGGATGTCATGACGCGTGATTCAAAAACCATTACCAGAGATATACTTGCAGCTAAAGCGCTGTCTATAATGGAGAGCTATTCTATCACTGCCCTTGTTGTTTTAGACAGTAACAGCAGGGTAGATGGCATCATACATCTTCATGACATTTTAAGGGCTGGCATTGTCTAAGTTGAGATTCGGTAAAGGGCTTAAGGCGAGGGCTAAAA from Nitrospirota bacterium includes these protein-coding regions:
- a CDS encoding CBS domain-containing protein; translation: ISVKEEACPFGIIPTASTAVTMAMGDALAVVLLTKRGFKEEDFAFFHPGGSLGRKLFLTVQDLMHSGNAVPRVTTETLMKDAIIEISSKRLGITTVVDRDFKLQGVITDGDLRRGLEKWGEGFFSLKAEDVMTRDSKTITRDILAAKALSIMESYSITALVVLDSNSRVDGIIHLHDILRAGIV